A part of Oncorhynchus kisutch isolate 150728-3 linkage group LG2, Okis_V2, whole genome shotgun sequence genomic DNA contains:
- the LOC109881029 gene encoding arginine and glutamate-rich protein 1-B-like isoform X2, whose amino-acid sequence MGRSRSRSSSRSKHSKSSKHSKKRSRSRSRDKERTKKRSKSREAKRNRRRESRSRSRSATASTRRERERAVTPPERIDIFGRTLSKRSALDEKQRKEEEEKKVEMERQRKIRQVEVEEKLIEEETARRVEELVAKRVEEELEKRRDEIEREVLRRVEEAKRIMEHQLLEELEKQRQTELQAQKAREEEERSKRDELEKILEENNRKIADAQAKLAEEQLRIVEEQRKIHEERMKLDQDRQRQQKEEQKMILGKGKSRPKLSFSLKATE is encoded by the exons ATGGGTCGATCTAGAAGTCGCAGTTCGTCCCGTTCCAAACACTCCAAAAGCAGCAAGCACAGCAAAAAACGGAGCCGGTCGCGTTCACGGGACAAAGAGAGGACCAAGAAACGATCCAAGTCCCGTGAAGCGAAGAGGAACCGGCGCAGAGAATCACGTTCTCGTTCCCGGTCAGCTACAGCATCGACCCgtagggaaagggagagagcggTCACACCGCCGGAGAGAATTGACATATTCGGCAGGACACTGAGCAAGAGAAGCGCCTTGGACGAAAAACagagaaaagaggaagaggagaagaaagtcGAAATGGAAAGACAGAGGAAGAT CCGgcaggtggaggtagaggagaagcTGATCGAGGAGGAGACGGCGCGTCGCGTGGAGGAGCTGGTGGCCAAGCGGgtggaggaggagctggagaaaCGTAGAGACGAGATCGAGCGGGAGGTGCTGCGGCGTGTGGAGGAGGCCAAGCGCATCATGGAGCACCAGCTGTTGGAGGAGCTGGAGAAACAGAGGCAGACGGAGCTACAGGCCCAGAAGGCCAGAGAG GAGGAAGAACGATCCAAACGGGACGAGCTGGAGAAAATCCTGGAGGAGAATAACCGCAAGATCGCCGACGCTCAGGCCAAGCTG GCTGAGGAGCAGTTGCGTATCGTAGAGGAGCAGAGAAAGATTCACGAGGAGAGGATGAAGCTGGACCAGGATCGCCAACGGCAACAGAAGGAGGAACAGAAAATGATCCTGGGCAAAGGAAAGTCCCGGCCCaagctctccttctccctcaaaGCCACCGAATGa
- the LOC109881029 gene encoding arginine and glutamate-rich protein 1-B-like isoform X1 has translation MGRSRSRSSSRSKHSKSSKHSKKRSRSRSRDKERTKKRSKSREAKRNRRRESRSRSRSATASTRRERERAVTPPERIDIFGRTLSKRSALDEKQRKEEEEKKVEMERQRKINPPLFLSPPLPCSRQVEVEEKLIEEETARRVEELVAKRVEEELEKRRDEIEREVLRRVEEAKRIMEHQLLEELEKQRQTELQAQKAREEEERSKRDELEKILEENNRKIADAQAKLAEEQLRIVEEQRKIHEERMKLDQDRQRQQKEEQKMILGKGKSRPKLSFSLKATE, from the exons ATGGGTCGATCTAGAAGTCGCAGTTCGTCCCGTTCCAAACACTCCAAAAGCAGCAAGCACAGCAAAAAACGGAGCCGGTCGCGTTCACGGGACAAAGAGAGGACCAAGAAACGATCCAAGTCCCGTGAAGCGAAGAGGAACCGGCGCAGAGAATCACGTTCTCGTTCCCGGTCAGCTACAGCATCGACCCgtagggaaagggagagagcggTCACACCGCCGGAGAGAATTGACATATTCGGCAGGACACTGAGCAAGAGAAGCGCCTTGGACGAAAAACagagaaaagaggaagaggagaagaaagtcGAAATGGAAAGACAGAGGAAGAT CaaccctcccctctttctctcgccACCCTTGCCGTGCAGCCGgcaggtggaggtagaggagaagcTGATCGAGGAGGAGACGGCGCGTCGCGTGGAGGAGCTGGTGGCCAAGCGGgtggaggaggagctggagaaaCGTAGAGACGAGATCGAGCGGGAGGTGCTGCGGCGTGTGGAGGAGGCCAAGCGCATCATGGAGCACCAGCTGTTGGAGGAGCTGGAGAAACAGAGGCAGACGGAGCTACAGGCCCAGAAGGCCAGAGAG GAGGAAGAACGATCCAAACGGGACGAGCTGGAGAAAATCCTGGAGGAGAATAACCGCAAGATCGCCGACGCTCAGGCCAAGCTG GCTGAGGAGCAGTTGCGTATCGTAGAGGAGCAGAGAAAGATTCACGAGGAGAGGATGAAGCTGGACCAGGATCGCCAACGGCAACAGAAGGAGGAACAGAAAATGATCCTGGGCAAAGGAAAGTCCCGGCCCaagctctccttctccctcaaaGCCACCGAATGa